Proteins from a genomic interval of Pseudomonas asplenii:
- a CDS encoding Tex family protein: MDSINSRIAEELGVRPQQVEAAVALLDEGSTVPFIARYRKEVTGSLDDTQLRHLEERLRYLRELDERRASILASIEEQGKLTPALARDIQLADTKTRLEDLYLPYKQKRRTKGQIALEAGLGELADSLFNDPSLTPESEAARFVDAEKGFADTKAVLEGAKYILMERFAEDASLLEKLRSFLKQEAILSARVIAGKEEEGAKFRDYFEHDEPLKSMPSHRALAIFRGRNEGILASSLKVGDDLPGTLHPCEGMISQHVGIQNQNRPADKWLSEVVRWTWKVKLYTHLETDLLGELRDGAETEAINVFAHNLHDLLLAAPAGPRATLGLDPGLRTGCKVAVVDATGKLLDHATVYPHVPHNKWDQTLAILAALCAKHSVDLIAIGNGTASRETDKLAAELIKKYPAMRLTKVMVSEAGASVYSASELAAREFPDLDVSIRGAVSIARRLQDPLAELVKIDPKSIGVGQYQHDVSQLKLARGLDAVVEDCVNAVGVDVNTASVALLARISGLNTTLAQNIVSHRDENGAFKTRAALKKVPRLGEKTFEQAAGFLRVMNGDNPLDASAVHPEAYPLVQRIAAETDRDIRSLIGDSGFLKRLDPKKFTDETFGLPTVTDILQELDKPGRDPRPEFKTAAFQDGVEDLKDLELGMILEGVVTNVTNFGAFVDIGVHQDGLVHISALSEKFVKDPREAVKAGDVVKVKVMEIDIPRKRVGLSMRMGDTPGEKIDGARGSRPGSAPRQSQNNAPRKETAAPANQAMASLFANAKQLKKR, translated from the coding sequence ATGGACAGCATCAACAGCCGCATCGCCGAAGAACTCGGCGTACGCCCACAACAGGTCGAAGCGGCCGTCGCCCTATTGGATGAGGGTTCGACAGTACCCTTCATCGCCCGTTACCGCAAAGAGGTGACCGGCAGCCTGGACGACACCCAACTGCGGCACCTGGAAGAACGCCTGCGTTATCTGCGAGAACTCGACGAACGGCGTGCCAGCATCCTCGCCAGCATCGAGGAGCAAGGCAAGCTGACCCCTGCCCTGGCCCGCGACATCCAGCTCGCCGACACCAAGACCCGCCTCGAAGACTTGTACCTGCCGTACAAGCAGAAGCGCCGCACCAAGGGCCAGATCGCCCTGGAAGCCGGCCTCGGCGAACTGGCCGACAGCCTCTTCAACGATCCGTCGCTGACGCCGGAAAGCGAAGCGGCGCGCTTTGTCGATGCCGAAAAAGGCTTCGCCGACACCAAGGCCGTCCTCGAGGGCGCCAAGTACATCCTGATGGAGCGCTTCGCCGAAGACGCCAGCCTGCTGGAAAAACTGCGCAGCTTCCTCAAGCAGGAAGCGATCCTCAGTGCCCGCGTGATCGCCGGCAAGGAAGAGGAAGGCGCCAAGTTCCGCGACTACTTCGAGCACGACGAACCGCTCAAAAGCATGCCGTCGCACCGTGCCCTGGCGATCTTCCGTGGCCGCAACGAGGGCATTCTCGCCTCCTCGCTGAAAGTCGGTGACGATCTGCCCGGCACGCTGCATCCCTGCGAAGGCATGATCAGCCAACATGTCGGCATCCAGAACCAGAACCGTCCCGCCGACAAGTGGCTGAGCGAAGTGGTGCGCTGGACCTGGAAGGTCAAGCTCTACACCCACCTGGAAACCGATCTGCTCGGCGAGCTGCGCGATGGCGCGGAAACCGAGGCGATCAATGTCTTCGCCCACAACCTGCACGACCTGCTGCTGGCCGCCCCAGCGGGTCCGCGCGCGACGCTGGGGCTCGACCCCGGCCTGCGTACCGGCTGCAAGGTGGCCGTGGTGGACGCCACTGGCAAGCTGCTCGACCACGCCACCGTCTACCCGCACGTGCCGCATAACAAGTGGGACCAGACCCTGGCCATCCTCGCCGCGTTGTGCGCCAAGCACTCGGTGGACCTGATCGCCATCGGCAACGGCACCGCCAGCCGCGAAACCGACAAACTGGCCGCCGAGCTGATCAAGAAATACCCAGCCATGCGCCTGACCAAGGTCATGGTTTCCGAGGCCGGCGCTTCGGTGTACTCGGCATCGGAGCTGGCCGCGCGGGAATTCCCGGACCTCGACGTATCGATCCGTGGCGCGGTGTCCATCGCCCGCCGACTGCAGGACCCACTGGCCGAACTGGTGAAGATCGATCCGAAATCCATCGGTGTCGGCCAGTATCAGCACGACGTTTCGCAGTTGAAGCTGGCCCGTGGCCTGGACGCGGTGGTCGAGGACTGCGTGAACGCCGTCGGCGTCGACGTCAACACCGCGTCGGTGGCGCTGCTGGCACGGATCTCCGGCCTCAATACCACCCTGGCGCAGAACATTGTCAGCCACCGTGACGAAAACGGCGCGTTCAAGACCCGCGCCGCCCTGAAAAAGGTCCCGCGCCTGGGCGAAAAAACCTTCGAACAGGCCGCAGGCTTCCTGCGTGTGATGAACGGCGACAACCCGCTGGACGCCTCCGCAGTGCACCCGGAAGCCTACCCGCTGGTGCAGCGCATCGCCGCCGAAACCGACCGCGATATCCGCTCGCTGATCGGCGACAGCGGCTTCCTCAAGCGCCTGGACCCGAAGAAATTCACCGATGAGACCTTCGGCCTGCCGACTGTCACCGACATTCTGCAGGAACTGGACAAACCGGGCCGCGACCCGCGCCCCGAGTTCAAGACCGCCGCGTTCCAGGACGGTGTCGAAGACCTCAAGGACCTCGAACTGGGAATGATCCTCGAAGGCGTGGTGACCAACGTGACCAACTTCGGCGCCTTCGTCGACATCGGTGTCCACCAGGATGGTCTGGTGCACATCTCGGCGCTGTCGGAGAAGTTCGTCAAGGACCCACGTGAAGCGGTCAAGGCCGGCGACGTGGTCAAGGTCAAGGTCATGGAAATCGACATACCGCGCAAACGCGTCGGCCTGTCGATGCGCATGGGCGACACCCCGGGCGAGAAGATCGACGGTGCCCGTGGCTCGCGTCCGGGCTCGGCACCACGCCAGTCGCAGAACAACGCCCCGCGCAAGGAAACCGCAGCCCCGGCCAACCAGGCCATGGCCTCGCTGTTCGCCAACGCCAAGCAGTTGAAGAAGCGTTGA